A single region of the Triticum dicoccoides isolate Atlit2015 ecotype Zavitan chromosome 2B, WEW_v2.0, whole genome shotgun sequence genome encodes:
- the LOC119368406 gene encoding benzyl alcohol O-benzoyltransferase-like codes for MSTLSFTVLRREPVLVGPASPTTPREKKRLSDVDDQDELRSHVRGIFFYRRGGLARGDPVDTIRRALSEALVHYYPLAGRLREVEDRKLVVDCTGQGVTFVEADADVRLVDLEADVPGLMPPFPWIEELCFEVEGSNAVLNCPLVVIQVTRLLCGGFAVWHSFNHTVADATGIIQFLNAVAELARGLPAPTVAPAWSRELLDARSPPTPSFPHPEYDPVPLTPTPTEDDIVRRAFVFGPSDVAAIKKGLPPHLRDRATSFEVLAAVLWRARTAALRTLRSDEEARLVTVVSMRRHSSALRLPDGYYGFACAYVTVVMAAGTLLSCSLADVVEQLREAKASVTPEYMRSMADLLVLRGRPSLARANVFLLSDLRHVGFQRVDFGWGEPVYGGPSRVNFRNAFFVAVKNSDGADAVAVPVALPTMAMDKFAAEIQSLLKDSIKQP; via the exons ATGTCTACGCTCAGCTTCACCGTCCTCCGGAGAGAGCCCGTGCTCGTCGGCCCAGCCTCGCCGACGACACCGCGGGAGAAGAAACGCCTCTCCGACGTCGACGACCAAGACGAGCTGCGGTCGCACGTCCGCGGCATCTTCTTCTACCGCCGCGGTGGGCTCGCGCGCGGCGACCCCGTGGACACCATCCGCCGAGCCTTGTCCGAGGCGCTGGTGCACTACTACCCGCTCGCCGGGCGGCTGCGCGAGGTGGAGGACCGGAAACTGGTCGTCGACTGCACCGGCCAAGGGGTGACGTTTGTCGAGGCGGACGCCGACGTGCGCCTGGTGGATCTCGAGGCCGACGTGCCCGGGCTGATGCCGCCATTCCCGTGGATTGAGGAGCTCTGCTTCGAGGTGGAAGGCTCCAACGCTGTGCTCAACTGCCCCTTGGTGGTCATTCAG GTGACGCGTCTCCTGTGCGGCGGCTTCGCCGTGTGGCATAGCTTCAACCACACCGTCGCCGACGCCACGGGAATCATCCAGTTCCTGAACGCCGTTGCCGAGCTCGCTCGAGGCCTCCCTGCGCCGACCgtcgcgcctgcctggtctcgcgaGTTGCTTGACGCGCGAAGCCCCCCAACGCCCTCATTCCCGCACCCGGAGTACGATCCAGTGCCCCTGACGCCGACACCAACAGAGGACGACATTGTAAGGCGCGCCTTCGTGTTCGGACCTTCAGACGTCGCCGCAATCAAGAAAGGCCTGCCGCCTCACCTCCGGGACAGGGCAACGAGCTTCGAGGTGCTCGCGGCGGTGCTGTGGCGCGCCCGCACGGCGGCGTTGAGGACGCTCCGGTCGGACGAGGAGGCGCGCCTGGTGACCGTCGTCAGCATGAGGAGGCACAGCAGCGCCCTGCGCCTCCCCGACGGCTACTACGGCTTCGCTTGCGCGTACGTCACCGTGGTGATGGCCGCCGGCACGCTGCTCAGCTGCTCATTGGCGGACGTGGTGGAGCAGTTGCGGGAGGCCAAGGCGTCAGTGACCCCCGAGTATATGCGCTCCATGGCGGACCTTCTAGTGCTCCGTGGCCGGCCGTCTTTGGCGAGGGCAAACGTGTTCCTCCTGTCTGACCTCCGGCACGTTGGGTTCCAACGCGTGGACTTCGGGTGGGGCGAGCCGGTGTACGGCGGTCCCTCTCGCGTGAACTTCAGGAATGCCTTCTTTGTGGCTGTCAAGAACAGCGACGGGGCGGACGCGGTGGCCGTGCCGGTGGCACTGCCAACCATGGCCATGGACAAGTTCGCGGCGGAGATCCAGAGCTTGCTCAAGGATAGTATTAAACAGCCCTAG